TAGCATTGCCTATTGCATTGGTACCTCCGTTACTTCCTATACCTTGTGACCATGAACCGGCTGCCATATTATAAGTAGCTCTATAAACAAAACGTTTATCGGTAGTATCATTACCGGTTTTTCCGACAGAAGCTCTGATTTTAATCTTATTGGCTATTTTCTTTATTGCTTTGGGATAGAATGGCTCATTGGATAGATAGTAAGCAACTCCTACAGCTGGGAAGAAACCGAACCGGTGATTCTTGGCGAAGGCTTCCGAACCGGTATATCCGAAGTTACCTTCAATAAAGTAACGTCCGTCATAAGCATAACTTACACGTCCTACTACACCTTGTTTACGGTATGGTAGTGGCTCGGTTTTATATTGTGTTTCTTTTTGCATATAGAGCAACATTCCGGTTACATCATGTTTTTCAGCAAAGGTCCGTTTATAGTTGATGGAAGCATCAATATATATTTTTTTGTTCGCTTCGATACCGTTGTCCTTCAGGTCGCTAAGGTCTGGAGTACCGGAAACTACTTGTGCGAATTGAAGATTCCCGTTTTCGTCTCTGCCTGTTGCATGATAACGTGATGGATTGTATGAACGTATGGATTTGAAAGTTGCGTCGAAGTCATAACTGATATTCATTTTAGCACTTAATCCTTTGGTTATGAATTTCAGATTTTGTTGTACGCCTACTTTCGACTGGATTCCTGTCCGCCATTGGCGGGTATATCCGGAGTTCATTAACAGATTGTATGGATTCCTCATATTAACTCCTCGTTCCTGTTCATAAGTGGCTACTGTGCCATCACTGTATACAGCAGGAAAACAGTATGGAGGGGTAATTAACATGGAACGGAAGATACTGGATGAAGATGAGCCTGGATAGTTAGCTATCAAGTATTGTCCTGCCAAATCAACAGAAATTTTAGTTGTTGAGGTGACATCCATATCAATGTTTGAACGAAGATTAAAACGGTCAAGTCCGATATTTGTATCATACTTGTCTGTAGGGTTGCCTTTGTAAATTCCACTTTCATTATAATATGCACCTGAAACAAAGTACTTTGCACGTGCGGAACCGCCACGGACATTTAGTGTGTATCGATGATTATTTGTAGTTTTCTTGAGCAACTCTTTAATCCAGTCTGTATTAGGATAGAGGTCAGGATCAGTGCTGTTACGAAACTTTTCTATGGTTTCGTCACTGAATAAAGCAGGTTCACCGTCGTTACGCAATGCTTCATTATATAATCCTAGATAATCGGCAGATCCCACAAATTCTGGCAAACGTTGGGGACTTGAAATAGAATGCTCGGTCTTAAAAGTAATTTTCGGCTTTTCATCTTTACCGCGTTTGGTAGTGACTAATATAACTCCATTTGCACCTTCTGCACCATAGATAGCTGTTGCAGCAGCATCCTTTAGGATGGAAAAAGTTTCAATTTCATCCGGTTCGATATCTGTAATTTTACGGGGAATACCGTCCACTAAAACTAGGGGAGTAGAAGCTGCCGAGTTGCTTGCAAATGTACTGATACCACGAATCCAAAATTCGGCATCATCAAATCCCGGTTCACTGGATCGTTGTATTGCTATAAGACCGGAAACTTGTCCGGCCAGATTATTAGTCAGATTTCTTGTTGGAGCTGTTATGTCTGAAACTTTGACGGAACTCATGGATACAACTACACTTTCCTTTTTTTGCTGTCCATATCCCACTACTACAACTTCATCCAGTGCTTTTGTGTCTTCGCGCAATCTTATATTGATGTTTCGACGATCATTGATTTTAACTTCTTCAGTTGAATAGCCAATATATGAAATTACCAAAATACTGTTTTTTCCGGGTGCAGTAATTGTATAGCGTCCGTCCATATCGGTGATTACTCCATTGGTTGTATCTTTGATTCTCACAGATGCTCCGATTACTGACTCTCCTTGTGAATCAGTGACAACACCGGTGATTACAAATTTATTTTTTTCTTGTTGAGGAGTTGGCTGCTCTCCTTTGCGGTAAATGGTAATTTGCCGATCGTTGATACTGTAAGTGTTATCGGTTCCGGCAAAAAGTTGATCTAGGATAGCACTTACTTGTTGCTTTCTGACATTGATATTCACTTTGCGGTTCGTATCAATGAGTTGGTCCATGTAGAAAATAATATATTCACTATTTTTCTCAATTTCATGAAAGACTTCCGTTATAGTCTTTTGTGATGATTTAATGGTGAATAGTTTATTCTGCGAATACGTGTTTGTAGCCAAACAGTTTCCTATTCCGATAAGAAGGAAGAGTGAAAAAAACTTCATGATTAGTAATAGTTGTTTATCTTTAGTCCTTTGGTGACTAAATAATCGGTGCTTTTTCATACATTTGTAATGATTAGATTAATTAATATTAACGTGTAAGTAATTTAATCAAAGGCCGGATGATATTAAGGGTATTATTCGGCCTTATTTTTTTAAGGATAATGTTTATTCATAGGCTTTCGATTTTAATTAATGTTTTACATAAATATGGATAATTCCATCTGATTTTTCTATTCTTGCCGGGACAGTCCGTATTAGTGTCTGAAGAACTTCGTCAAGATCTTCTTTCAAATCTAGTTTACCACTGCAGGTAATGGTCTTCAATGGACTGTCTATCATGATCTTTTTGCCATAGTAATCGCTGAGTTTTGTAGCAATGTCTTTTAGTTTTTCTGTTTGGAAGAGGTAAAAACCATCTTTCCAGGCGATATATTTTTGTACGTCTACCGATTGGATATGGATGCCTTCCTGTTCATTATAACTTAATAAGTTATTGGGAGAAAGTGTCTTACTTTCATTTTTGCTGGTTTTTACTTTTATTTTACCACTTACTAATACAACACTTTGCGTTTGTTTATTTTCATAAGCACTGACGTTGAATGTGGTGCCTAATACTTGAATGTCCATTTGGCTTGTTTTCACGATGAATGGCCGGTTCGGGTCATGAGATACACTGAGGAAAGCTTCCCCCTCTATATATATTTCTCGTTTGTGTTGTTTAAATTCCACAGGATAAACGATTCTTGAGTTAGCGCTTAACCAAATACATGTACCATCGGTGAAAGTGATAGATGAACGTTTACCGGCAGGTACGATTAATTGATTATAAATATTAGTCTTTTCCTTGTCATCAGTTTCTTGAATAATGGTTTGGGAGTTTACATTAATCTTGCCCTGATGATCATATTGTAATTGACTTTCTTTTCCATCAATATCTATCTGTTTTTTTTTCGAAAGTACGAGTTGGATATTATCAGTAGGAGTAGCGTTCGGCCTTTTTACAGCTGTTATTTCCAGTTCCGTTTTTTCTTGCATAATGCTGAGTTGTGATTGAAAATACCATGCCGAACAGAGTATAAGAGCTAAACTGGCGGCAACTAATATACTATGATTAATAAAAAGAATTTTCTTTTTTCGTTGTTTTTCTATATTGTTGAGTCTGGAAATATTCTTCCACACTGTTTCTACTTCGTTTTGCGGTAAGTGTGAAACAGGAATGTGTCGAATATCATGCAGAAAAGAACGTGCTATTTTTATTTCTTTTGCTAATGCTTTATCTTTTTGCTGCATCGTTTCCCAAAAAGCGATACTTTCTGGGCTGGGATGCTGCTCAGACTCCAAAAAGTAGAAATCATTGAGTAGTTGATCTGCAGAGTAGTGAGTATATTTGTTTTTAATGTCCATTTTCAATGTTGATTTATCTTAGGACAATCTCAATTGACAAATCTACTCAACTGCTCTTTATTTTTTTTGAGATTTTTATTTTTTAGTGTAAATAGGTCAGTTGATGGAGTATTAACATCCATATTCCAGTGACTCCATAGGCTTCTCTTATTTTTTGTAGAGAGCGTTGCAAAAGGTTATAAGCCGATTGGTAATTGAGCCCCATTATCTGGCAAATATCATCGTAACTCAGTTCTTCTATAAAGCGGTAATAAATAACTTCCCGTTGTCTGGGAGTCAGGATTTTCATCATTCTTTTAATATTATTCATTTCTTCATGCCGGGCTTCCTGATCAATGAATTCGTTTTTAACAGTAAGCTGCTCTTCTGTTTGGTATAAACTGAAAGCATAGTTTTTTTGCAATCGTTCTTGATTGAAAGTATTATAGATGTTATTTTTTAAAGCAATCATTAAATATACTTTAGGATTTTGAGGTACAGTAAGTTTCTTTTTGGCTTTATATATCTTTACGAATACGTCCTGAATGCAGTCTTTCACTATTTCAGAATCAGGAGTGATTTGTAAGCCATAATTATAGAGCACTTGGATGTAATGAGTATATATCCAGCTGTATGCCTGGTCATCTCCTTCTAAAAATAACTTCCATTTGATATAACTTTCGTCTTGAGTGAACATAGAATTATTACTTAAATTTGCCTGTCGCATTACACAATGAAAGCAAAGATAGTATTAAAAAATAATAATAAAAGATTTATGTTTAATAATTCTTTTCTGAAGAAATTCTTTATATCTCGAAGGAGACGTTAAATATTTAAGGTTCTATGTGTATCATTTTATAGTATTCCCTCTACAAAATACTGTAGAGGGATGTTAAGAGTAGCTATTTTTCTTGTTTAAATTTCGAGTTGTTTCCCTTGAAGCAGAATTTATTTCAGGAACAGAGAAACTACACAATAAATACATGCAGCTAGGAGTCCACTGACAGGGATAGTAAGTACCCACGCAGTCATGAGGCTTTTAGTCACCCCCCAGCGAACAGCGGATAAACGTTTGGTTGCTCCGACACCAATGATTGCTCCGGTAATTGTATGAGTCGTACTAACAGGTATTTTCAGCATTTCGGTGATATAAAGAGTAAAAGCACCTGCGGTTTCGGCAACCATACCTTCCAATGGAGTAACTTTAGTGATTCTGGTTCCCATCGTTTTTACGATTTTCCATCCTCCGGACATCGTTCCCAGTGAGATAGCAGTAAAACAGGAGAACGCTACCCAGTCCGGCAGATCAGAAATACTGTTTATTCCCATTCCCAGACCCATAGAGTGGGCAGCTATCATTGCGGCGGCGATAATACCCATTACCTTCTGCGAGTCATTCAGACCATGTCCTACACTGAACATGGCGGAAGAAACCAACTGTAATCTCTTGAACCACATTTCAGCGGTATGCGGATTTGTACGTCGGCAGATATAGAGCACAAGTAGAGTAAATCCGAAAGCGATAATCATACCGATAAATGGAGCCAGGAAGATAAAAGCGGCAATCTTAAGAATGATATTGAGCTGAATAGCTTCAAAGCCGTTTGCCATGATAGCAGCTCCTGCGAAACCACCTATAAGCGTATGGGAGGAAGAAGACGGGATACCCTTCCACCAGGTAATCAGATTCCAGAAAATAGCGGCAATAATGCCCGCCAGGATAATAGGCAGCGTGATGTATTGTTCAACAACTGTCTTTGACACAGTGTTTGCTATGCCAAAGCCCCCTATAATGTATTTGGCTATGAAGAACGCAACGAAGTTAAAGAATGCTGCCCACAATACCGCTTGAAAAGGAGTCAGTACTTTAGTCGATACGATGGTAGCGATCGAGTTTGCTGCGTCATGAAAGCCATTGATATAATCGAATATCAGAGCTAGTATAATGATAGTCACTAATAATTCCATGTGTCTTGCTCTGCTTTTATGAATACTTTACGATCAGGTTTTTTAATATTTTCCCTACATGTTCTGCTGCATCGGTTGTCTTTTCCAGTTCATGCATGATTTCTTTTATTTTAATCAGTTCGATACAGTCTTTTTCTTCTTCAAAGAGTTTGGTGATAAAAAGCTCGTATACGTCATCTGCCTGATTTTCTATATCGTGTAATTGGGTGCAATAGTCGCGTAATGGCTTTGGATTTTTGCGGAAAGTCTCCAGTTCATCCATGGCTTTACCTATATTGATAGCCTCCTCGTGAATCAGACGGCTCAGTTCTTTGCCACTTTCGGAAATAGGGCGAGGATTATAGATTACAATACGCTTGGCGCTACTGTTGATTCCGTCGATAACATCATCCATGCAGGAAGCCAAGTCGTGAATATCTTCACGGTCGAAGGGGGTGATAAATGTCGTACTTAACTCGTCAAAGATTAAATGAGTCAATCTGTCACCTTCACGTTCCATGTCTTTAATTTGTTTGTAGTAATCTGCTCTTTCTGTGGGCAGATCATGTTCCATACTTTCAACAAGTAGAACGGATGAGGCAGATAAAACATCTGATAACTGCTTCAGTAGAGGAAAGAACTTTGGTTCTTTGGGCGTAAATTTACTAAAAAAAGAATTTTTCATAAATATGAGTACATTAAATTGTTTTTGAGATGTTTAATTTGATGGCCGTTGTTATTAATAAACAAATGAATAAAGTTTTTTATTGCTTCGATCCTAACTTCGCTCGTAATATTTCTATTATTGCAGGCAATATTGAAATAAATATAATAGCGATAATCAAGAGTTTAAGATTTTCCTGTACGAACGGCAGATCGCCAAAGAAGTAGCCTGCATAGCAAAATAAAACTACCCATATAGCTCCACCTATCAAATTGTAGATCATAAAATAATAGTAATGCATTTTTCCCATTCCGGCTATAAATGGAGCAAAAGTGCGGACGATAGGCACAAAGCGGGCGAGAATAATCGTTTTCCCACCATATTTTTTATAAAATTCATGCGTTTTATCAAGATAACTTTGTTTGAATATCCTGGAATTGGGATTATGAAAAAGTTTGCGTCCGAAAAAATGTCCGATCATGTAGTTGCAGGAGTCACCTAATACGGCTGCTGCAAATAAGATTAAAACAAGAATATGGATATCGATCGGCATACCGGGTAATGCGGAAATGGCTCCTGCAACGAAAAGTAAAGAATCACCAGGAAGAAAGGGAGTGACTACAAGCCCGGTTTCGCAAAATATAATGATGAATAGGATAGCATATGCCCAAGTATGGTAATCCTGCACTATATTAATCATGTATTGATCAATGTGGAGAATAAAGTCTAATATAAATTCCATTATATATCAAGTTATTAATATGTAAAAGTGAAATCGTATGCATATTCCCGGCAATGGAAAAGACTCTTCTTGCTTTCTTGCCTTGAATATAAAGAGATAAAATGGGCATGAAGATACACTCATCTCATCCCATAGAAGGAAAAGAGATATTTAAATAAGTATTCGTCCTAGTGTATAGACGTAATATCTATATGAGAATTTGGTGAGATTTGTGTAGTAGGGGAGACCAGTCCATTTTTCTTTCGGAAATTGATATTTTAAGGAACTTAGTATCCGAATTGTAACGGAAGAAACGTTGAATCTTAGAATTTTGGAAAGAGAAGTGGTACGGGATAAAAGTGAGTTTCCTAAAATACCATCGGCAATGTTGCAATCATATTTTCCATCATATTTCCCTTCTTGGAAGGAGTTGTTTTCTTTACCGGATTGTTTGACTACAGCTTTGGATCGGTAACTCTGTGACTTATTATGGGATTGTATAGTGGTAGTACCGGCCTCTGTCCGGAACTCCTGTAATTCTTTATCGGGCACTAAATTGCATCCCCATATCAGAAATATACCAAATAATATACAGAAAATGTATTTCGCCATAACAGTCGCAAATGTAGAAACTATTTTTATAAGAAATACATATTCGAAAGTATAATTAACAATTAGATTTGGGCTCCGGGGAACTGGAATCTAATGGTAATATCTTCTTCTTTATTTGTTTGATATGAGTTTCATCGGAGTATAACTGATTCCGTTTGTTTGTTGCCTGTCGTTTGTTTTTTCAAATCCCAGAGATTCGTAAAACCTGATAGCGTATGTAGATGAGTTTACAGTTATTTCATTT
This sequence is a window from Bacteroides thetaiotaomicron VPI-5482. Protein-coding genes within it:
- a CDS encoding RNA polymerase sigma factor, which encodes MFTQDESYIKWKLFLEGDDQAYSWIYTHYIQVLYNYGLQITPDSEIVKDCIQDVFVKIYKAKKKLTVPQNPKVYLMIALKNNIYNTFNQERLQKNYAFSLYQTEEQLTVKNEFIDQEARHEEMNNIKRMMKILTPRQREVIYYRFIEELSYDDICQIMGLNYQSAYNLLQRSLQKIREAYGVTGIWMLILHQLTYLH
- a CDS encoding inorganic phosphate transporter, which translates into the protein MELLVTIIILALIFDYINGFHDAANSIATIVSTKVLTPFQAVLWAAFFNFVAFFIAKYIIGGFGIANTVSKTVVEQYITLPIILAGIIAAIFWNLITWWKGIPSSSSHTLIGGFAGAAIMANGFEAIQLNIILKIAAFIFLAPFIGMIIAFGFTLLVLYICRRTNPHTAEMWFKRLQLVSSAMFSVGHGLNDSQKVMGIIAAAMIAAHSMGLGMGINSISDLPDWVAFSCFTAISLGTMSGGWKIVKTMGTRITKVTPLEGMVAETAGAFTLYITEMLKIPVSTTHTITGAIIGVGATKRLSAVRWGVTKSLMTAWVLTIPVSGLLAACIYCVVSLFLK
- a CDS encoding DUF47 domain-containing protein — protein: MKNSFFSKFTPKEPKFFPLLKQLSDVLSASSVLLVESMEHDLPTERADYYKQIKDMEREGDRLTHLIFDELSTTFITPFDREDIHDLASCMDDVIDGINSSAKRIVIYNPRPISESGKELSRLIHEEAINIGKAMDELETFRKNPKPLRDYCTQLHDIENQADDVYELFITKLFEEEKDCIELIKIKEIMHELEKTTDAAEHVGKILKNLIVKYS
- a CDS encoding TonB-dependent receptor, whose translation is MKKHRLFSHQRTKDKQLLLIMKFFSLFLLIGIGNCLATNTYSQNKLFTIKSSQKTITEVFHEIEKNSEYIIFYMDQLIDTNRKVNINVRKQQVSAILDQLFAGTDNTYSINDRQITIYRKGEQPTPQQEKNKFVITGVVTDSQGESVIGASVRIKDTTNGVITDMDGRYTITAPGKNSILVISYIGYSTEEVKINDRRNINIRLREDTKALDEVVVVGYGQQKKESVVVSMSSVKVSDITAPTRNLTNNLAGQVSGLIAIQRSSEPGFDDAEFWIRGISTFASNSAASTPLVLVDGIPRKITDIEPDEIETFSILKDAAATAIYGAEGANGVILVTTKRGKDEKPKITFKTEHSISSPQRLPEFVGSADYLGLYNEALRNDGEPALFSDETIEKFRNSTDPDLYPNTDWIKELLKKTTNNHRYTLNVRGGSARAKYFVSGAYYNESGIYKGNPTDKYDTNIGLDRFNLRSNIDMDVTSTTKISVDLAGQYLIANYPGSSSSSIFRSMLITPPYCFPAVYSDGTVATYEQERGVNMRNPYNLLMNSGYTRQWRTGIQSKVGVQQNLKFITKGLSAKMNISYDFDATFKSIRSYNPSRYHATGRDENGNLQFAQVVSGTPDLSDLKDNGIEANKKIYIDASINYKRTFAEKHDVTGMLLYMQKETQYKTEPLPYRKQGVVGRVSYAYDGRYFIEGNFGYTGSEAFAKNHRFGFFPAVGVAYYLSNEPFYPKAIKKIANKIKIRASVGKTGNDTTDKRFVYRATYNMAAGSWSQGIGSNGGTNAIGNAIIEGFPETLDIGWEIETKQNYGFDLGLFDNKVDFVFDYFRSERSHILMQRNTTPTVGGFRVNQYANYGIVNNHGVDMSLNIHQQIGKVKLSARGTFTYARNKIVEYDELPQRYPWMAQTGMRINENYLYIAERLYTKEDFIVSKNGSGIETYTLRSELPQSTLGGLLGPGDIKYKDINGDGIIDSYDKVRGVGHPKVPEIVYGFGLNIEYKGFYASAFFQGAGNCSVLLGGNTPEGWFPFSWGVDQSNYRTFALDRWTEKNPSQNVLMPRLHKDNTNAANNSVASTWWLRNGGFLRLKNVELGYQLPKKLLSKINLQAARIYLMGYNIALWDDLKYFDPEAGNANGGNTYPKARTFTLGIDFTF
- a CDS encoding DedA family protein; protein product: MEFILDFILHIDQYMINIVQDYHTWAYAILFIIIFCETGLVVTPFLPGDSLLFVAGAISALPGMPIDIHILVLILFAAAVLGDSCNYMIGHFFGRKLFHNPNSRIFKQSYLDKTHEFYKKYGGKTIILARFVPIVRTFAPFIAGMGKMHYYYFMIYNLIGGAIWVVLFCYAGYFFGDLPFVQENLKLLIIAIIFISILPAIIEILRAKLGSKQ
- a CDS encoding FecR family protein, with amino-acid sequence MDIKNKYTHYSADQLLNDFYFLESEQHPSPESIAFWETMQQKDKALAKEIKIARSFLHDIRHIPVSHLPQNEVETVWKNISRLNNIEKQRKKKILFINHSILVAASLALILCSAWYFQSQLSIMQEKTELEITAVKRPNATPTDNIQLVLSKKKQIDIDGKESQLQYDHQGKINVNSQTIIQETDDKEKTNIYNQLIVPAGKRSSITFTDGTCIWLSANSRIVYPVEFKQHKREIYIEGEAFLSVSHDPNRPFIVKTSQMDIQVLGTTFNVSAYENKQTQSVVLVSGKIKVKTSKNESKTLSPNNLLSYNEQEGIHIQSVDVQKYIAWKDGFYLFQTEKLKDIATKLSDYYGKKIMIDSPLKTITCSGKLDLKEDLDEVLQTLIRTVPARIEKSDGIIHIYVKH